TAAACATAACATCCTCGGTACTTCCAAATCCAAACTATTTtctctatttcggtttggttcggttttgaaTGGTTTGGTTTTACCAGATTGAACACTCCTAAACTATTGTTAtttgttaatgttttatatttatgatttttttataatcctTATAGTACTACATGATTTCTTTTCAGTCCAAATACAATATGTGTTAGTTTCACATACAAAATTTCTTAATTtagttattactataaaaaagattttgatccaaaatctacatcacataaataaaaatattaaacaaaataatgaaatttaataaattgattaccaatatgaatattgaaattttataatttaaaacaatttaaaatttttatctaatttaattattattattttattaaaaaaatagaattaaaggTTGTTAGATGTATAGATATATTAATCCGCACAAGGTGCGGGACATCAACTagttaaaaaagtaaaaacaaagtaaaaacaaaaggtaaaaaaaaaaacacagttaAAGGGTATTGGGTTAGtctaatacttttttttatcttgtctTAGCCGCCGTTGTTCTTCTCTCCATCCATGGAGATTTAGGGTTCTTGGAGATAATCTTTGTTCTTCATCGGTGTTTCGTCAATCCTTTCTTCGTCTCTAACCTCGTTTTGGTGATCGAGAAGGGTTTAAGGAGGTTTCGACATGGATTTCTCATCACACGGATGTTCAGGGAACGGTCCAATTTAGAGATGGATATCAGGAGAAGTCTAAATCTCTTGAGGGGAGATTTTGGTACTTGGAGAATTGACAATCGATTGTTTCAAAGGGATATACACGACGAGATCCAAGACACTAAGGGAATATCTTCAGTATGCTATCTGCAGGGGTTTGAATTATGGGAGTATAAGTGGGATACGGTTAATAATGGTTCGTGTTAAAGTTgtcaaggtttgtgtctctttACTTGTGCAAAGGGAGATATGATAGGATTTGATTTGGAATATGATCTAAGGAATTGTTTTTGGGGATCAAATGGTTtaagggatatatatatatatatatatatattctgcaAACCCTAGAATACATGGATTCTGTTTTTAAACCAACACTTCTTGATAACCTAAGTAAAAGAATGAAGTTTTTGGAATATATAGACTCTGTTTTTGTTTACAGGACCTTTATATAAGGGCAAAACAAAGGATCAAAAAGAGGGATATTAGTAGAACAGAGGGGCATGGTGCTACTAACAGAGATGACTATAAAGATCAAGCTAGATGGTCTTCTCCATCTATTCAAGACTTTGGGAATTTGTCAAAAAGTGAGGTCTATATTTGGACTTCAGATCATGGAAGGTGGATTGATTCAGAGCATATACGTATGGCACCCAACAGACGGTTTCCTCACTCACATGAGATTTCCTCATACCTCAACGAGTCTGCTGTAATTGGAACAGATTGGGTCATGGTTATGGAGCACATACGGTTATGGAGAACATAtagttttttattgttttgtcttttaataAGCTCTATGAATAGTCTTCGGGTCAGTGTCTTTTATTATTGTTGGTGTGTCTGTTTGGTTTCTTTATATGAGCCTAAAattcattataagatattgTAATAATCATATACTGGGTCACTAGACATTACAAGTCTTTAATATTCGAATCAGAGGGTAGTTATGAATTCATTAGAATGTTGTACCAAAGCCTTCAGCAACTTCGAAGTATCAATGCTGACAGGCTCTTTGCAGATCATATTTTCGGAAAATTTTGGGTCCACTTAATGGCGAACAATATTGCTTCTTTAATCATATCGTATTTTGTTGTATGGGAACCAAAGGATGTAGTAGAAATATATGGTCCattaagaagagagagagacaaataACGAAGGAGAGAAAGATCATGGGAGGAGAAAGATATAGTTTAGATATGAGAGATTTAGGgtagatttagtttagatttaggaaagATATTTATCGaaatatggaagtttccatatttcTCGTGATTTGCCTATAATATGTAATGTACGTATATCAGAGTGCTGAAGAGAGGGTGGGAGTTTTATTCTTCCTTACGCATTTGATAATTTAAAAGGCATAAAAGGTTATGACACATATAGAAAAGAAGGTATTTCACAGAGTCGAGGTTAGAAGTTGTAATAAAACTATAAGTAGACTAAAGATATCTTGTTAGAATATTACTTGACGAAATCTAGGTAGGATAGAATATTGAAGAAAGTTTTGTTTGTATTCTCTACCCAGGATAAATCCGTGTGTAATACTTACTATCTGATTTCTAAACTAAGTAGACGGCTAGAATGAATATTATATCCGTGCtagaacataaaataaaacatgattccagtattttcaaaaataaaatttaaacatataaatagtcaTACTAATGTTTCCAATGgcttacatatttttttatatttttaaaacttagtttactattttttccaTTACAGAAGGGTAAAACATGTCCAAAATGATCAAAACTATCAAAAATCCTATTTAGAGAAACAAAAGTTGAAAATgtctattttttctaatttttcctATTAATTAcccacacccccccccccctccccccaccccaatttttcccaattttcccTAGGgtagatttagtttagatttaggaaagATATTTATCGaaatatggaagtttccatatttttcgtGATTTGCCTATAATATGTAATGTACGTATATCAGAGTGCTGAAGAGAGGGTGGGAGGTTTATTCTTCCTTACGCATTCGATAACGTAAAAGGCATAAAAGGTTATGACACATATAAAAAAGAAGGTATTTCACAGAGTCGAGGTTAGAAGTTGTAATAAAACTATAAGTAGACTAAAGATATCTTGTTAGAACTTTACCCGACGAAATCTAGGTAGGATAGAATATTGaagaaaattttgtttgtaTTCTCTACCCAGGATAAATTCGTGTGTAATACTTACTATCTGATTTATAGACTAAGCAGATGGCtagaatgaatattatatatgcgttagaacataaaataaaacatgattccactatttttaaaaataaaatttaaacatataaatagtcaTATTAATGTTTCCAATGgcttacatatttttttatatttttaaaacttagtttactattttttccaTTACAGAAAGGTAAAATATgttcaaaataatcaaaactatcaaaaatctTATTTAGACAAACAAAAGTTGGAAATgtctattttttctaattttcccTATTAATTTccctctcccccccccccccccaatgaTTAATCTAGTAGGTGATGgcatctatactatactaaaagggggatataagccatgaagagggtgtccacataggataaaaaaatcaaccaatcagagaacccgaaattgccatgtcatctcatttatttttcgtaaaaaataaaaaaacaatgcgagggtgagaatcgaacccgggttagtatgatatatatataggacagttaccactaagccattgaaactttcttggacacatatacaagaaccactaagtatataatcacaaactcttatgtacatttacaataatatgaattcaactttcaagactccgatactttgttttgtaaaaaaaaaataagtaagtgactaagctaatatattcttagaaagtgtgagaacgttgacaaatatgaaaaagcatagatttttgttttcgtgacaaagttaagaattttgtaaaagtaagtttaacatataaattttcgtgacaaatatgaaaaagcatagatttttgtaaaattttgacaaaacaactcaaaacatacttttctaatgtcttaataaaatattatttaaaggtgcaataattaaatatattaattcaataaattttgtaatttgtagacaaaacaataacacaacaaattttgaaacatttgtttaacctatcgatttttttttcatgagaatccaactaaacaagataaaaaaaataattagatttacaaatatttaattaccattttattcaattttaattaatttcaaattgtcataatgtatctttttgaagttacaaatatgaaaaagcatagatttttgtacaatttgacaaaacaactcaaaacatatttttctaatgtcttaataaaatattatttaaggatgcaataattaaatatattaattcaataaattttataatttatagacaaaacaataccacaacaaattttgaaacatttgtttaaccaatcgatttttttttcatgagaatccaactaaacatttagatttacaaatatttaattaccattttattcaattttgattcatttcaaattgtaataatgtatctttttgaagttacaaaaaaataatgttctttctttattacactagcattatatatatatattctatatacacaaaataaatataatataacaacataagcttgctttccccgattcatatgaaaactttttaagttatccaccaaagcaaattaattaaatcaatgaaattgttaaaatacagcaaattaatatataatttattttaaattgaattatttaaaaagtgtattttcgttaaaacaaaataataaataagtaaaactgatttgatggtaatttttatgatagaAACTCAAACTGAGTTGgctcttttatatatatcaattctgtgaaagaaatagaagcttaatatggaaaaaatcttaaatacaaaaacctctaagaattaacaaaaaaactaataaattaaactatgatatcacttaaaaacttcttagaccatattaataaaatatttaagcgataattagacaaatttgatttttttccagcaaaaagtttattattaattagcatcagttattttaagatgtttaagaaatggtggacaaaaaaataggatggacattaatgatatatgaactatgaatagtactttgtgaagcagacttagataacatatctgcacatccatttccagttttttttatgcctaaattcaatttcttcagagtagttattccacaaatagatcgtatgagatattgttttgatatgtagatttgttttttcaatgttaagaagattgataactgtaaaaatgtctccttcgaatatgatatgtctataaccgagtccccaacatgagacaagtttgtttaaaaagtaaataattttattttttttatattatataatcaatatatattatttactgataataaaaatatagttattcatctatcacaaatatctatgcaaatatgtgaatcaagtacaacaatcaaacaacataatgatttccacaaagaaaatttaaaaaatatatttatgttatgtagtcatattttatattctttaaataatgtaatacaatattatacattattttttttagaattgagaaatacatatatcagttagacaaattaagcgataattagacaaatttgatttttattttgtgagcaaaaagtttattattaattagcattacttatttcaagatgtttaagaaatgatggacaaaaaataggatggacataaatgatatatgaactataaataattttttgtaaagctgacttagataacacatatgcacatcCATTTTCAGTCCCTTTTGATGcgtaaattcaatttcttcagagcagttattccacaaagagatcgtatgagatattgttttgatattcagatttgtttcttgattgttaagaagattgataagtgtaaaaatatttcattcgaatatgatatgcctataaccgagtccccaacatgagacaagtttgtttaaaagtaaataattccatttttcatatattatataataaatatatattatttactgataataaaaatatagttattcatttatcacaaatatctatgcaaatatgtgaattaagtacaacaatcaaacaacataatgatttccacaaagaaaatataaaaaatatatttatgttatgtagtcttattttatattctttaaataatataatacaatattatacattattttttagaattgagaaatacatataatatcttatccgcgcgtagcgcggttaaaaaatctagttaacGTAGTAGAAAAACCACATGGGTTTTCTGACCACCAATTTTATAACATTTAATTAACATGGGTTTCTGACCACTCGTCCGGTATAGAGCCGGTTTTGAAAGCtacaaatatttcaatttttaattcgCCATGCAAAACACGAGAGAATAAAAACAGCATTTCTCCTTGTCATTTATTATCTTTAGCTTCCCAGTGCATCTTGAAGCATCGCCCTctcaatatatatacaagtcTCGCTAGTTGCTGCTCTGCTCACTTTATTCACAAAGCTCTTGCAAGATGACGAGTCACTACGGAAACACCATCTCTATTGTTTCTCTCTTGTTTTGTCTCTATATCACATCTGCGTCTGCACGTTCCTTCATACGTCAATACACTGATGACGTCAACACAAATCTTCAGCGTATGCAATCTCTTTTGCTTCCATCTAATATCTTTTAGCCTCTGTGTAGTTTAAACATTGTTTGACACACATGTGTTCTGTCTCAAAACAGAGGAGAATGGAGCAGGACCAAACCCAAACCTGGGAGAGAAGCGAACTACGAAGACAAATATGAAGAGATCTCATCCCGTGATTATAAAGTTTCAGCTTCAAACGCTGTGAAAGGTCTGAGAGATCGTCCTCCATCATCTTACATTCTGAAGATGGAGTCTTTCAACACTCTCCTCAAGTCAAACTACGCAGAGAGATACGAGTCTCGCCCTTTTGCAGATGGTGGATACAACTGGTATGTGTTGGTAATCAgatctttattttcttgaataaAATCTTTAAATAACAATAGGTATACAGTATCAATGAGATGAACTTTCAACTCAAAAccagttaattaattaatacaatTGATCTATCTTTTTATACCagttgatctttttttttcttttatagtaAGGAATAGTTGATctatctttttatcttttttataaattatttaagatCTCTTCTAGCTTCGGATGTGTAACTTTGTTTCTAATATGCAGGACACTTGTTGTATATCCCAACGGGAACAAGAAGGACAGTGGTTCAGGGTACCTTTCTCTTTACGTGGCCATAGACAACTCCACTCTCGTCGCTGCACATCAAGAGGTTTTGGCAGATCTCAGGTTCTACATCTTCAACAATAACGAGAGGAAGTACTTCACCATCCAAGGTTCTATAAACTTTGACCTCTTATACAAGATAAATGATATGTGCTTAAGTAAGCATGCGGGTTTGGGTTGTTAGGTTAATTCGTTTTTCGGttaattcggttcggtttggcaATCGGATAGTTCGGTTAATGAAAATTCTACCGAAATTTCGATTTATAGTTTTTGATTAAAACAAGGGTTTTTCGGTTACTTCGGTTCAGTGGTCAGTTCAGTTACTTAGTTCGATGGTTAgttaagtttgaaattttggttagagtttatatgttttagttataatttttagaaaataaaaagccGAACTAACTGATTGTCAAACTGataaccaatttttttataaaaacctaCGAATTGAACCAAACTTTTAaccaaaattaaaccaaaaaccgaTAATTTTGGTTCGGTTGGGTTCTGCCGGTTCGGAAAAAAAACACAGACCTATAATAGCTATCATCTTTCTTTGGTGTAATCTGCAGATACTACTGTATGGAGATTCAACGTGTTCAAAACAATGTGGGGATTCTCTCAGGTCCTCCCTGTTGACACCTTCAAAGATCCGAAAAACGGATACCTCTATGATGGAGATCACTGTGAGTTTGGCGTTGATGTGATCATTCCTTCTATAGCTGAGAATTCAGAACTCTTCTCTGCCACTGAGAAGTTCTATAACCCGACATTCACCTGGACGATTCGAGGATTCTCCACTCTGCTTAAAGATATGTACTCATCAGATGTGTTTACTATTGGAGGAAGAAGTTGGTGAGTCTGGcactaaaatcaaaacaaaagctTTGTATTAGAATTTATgagtaacaaaaaatatttcatatgatGATTAGGAATATACAAGTGTATCCAAATGGTCGAGGCGAGGGAGAGGGAAAGTTCTTGTCCATGTTTCTTAAGCTCAATGGGGAGGAGACACTCAGACCCTATGAGAAGGTTTATGTTCGGGCCAAACTTCGGGTTCTTAACCAAAGCAAACTCAACAATGTCCAAAACCAACGTAAGCaaatgatatataatagtgtatatgtgtgtgtgttcatCGCCATGACTAATGTTTTTCTTACTTTGATGACAGTGGATAGTTGGTTCAGTAGAGCAGCACCGAGCTGGGGGTTTCGTAAGTTTATATCTTTTGATGATCTGAGAGATTCATCAAAGGGTTTCCTTGTGAATGATGTGTTGATGGTTCAAGTTGAAATGGAGGCTGTTTCTTCAACCAAGTACTTTCCCTAGTTAAATTCTCTCTCTAAGCCAATGAACTTGGAGCTCCATGCTTTTTGCTTGCATATCAACCACCTAATAATGAAGATTCTGTGtgtttgcttctcaaataaatgtgtgtttttttctttctcaaaggCATATATCCATTTACCATCAAGTCGACCATATGTAACTCTTACCAAACACTATCTTTGCTCATAATAGCATATCAAGGTttctaaaaaaacatattgtaCTCAATACATATCAAGTCAAAACTTCAAATGACGCTCAAATAGAGACTGCATCGGCTTATTCATGATTTAGGGATGATAAGAAAAGCCCCAAAACCATCAtggtttgttttatttgttttgacaTCTTTTCCCACTCTTCATAGCGTGTTTGATGGTGTTCTAGAGTGTTGCAATGCATTCGATCTCGATCTTGGCGTTTAGAGGCAAGGCTGCGACTTGATATGTCGATCGTGCTGGAGAAGGAGCTGGGAAGTCTGCaccagaacaaaaaaaatatgggtTCAGAGTGTTTCACTCCAACTATAAAACCAATACATAGACACAGTAATTATGCAATTTAGAACACAGTAGGAACACTTAATGAGAGAACTCACATTTGGCGTATATCTCGTTCACTTTCTTGAAGTCACCCAAGTCAGCAAGCCTGTGACAAAAGAAACCAAAGATATTATAGATTCAAAATCTCAAATGGAAAAATGATTAATGTTTAGCAAAACGTACATGATTGTTGTCTTTACCACGGAGGAGTAATCAACACCACTAGCTTTCAATATCTCCCCCATGTTCTTGAGTACCTTCAATATTCCAAATCAATCAGTTTCCAAGATTTCATTTGGTCATCAGAAGATGGATACACCATTAAACTCAGGTTGAATTAGGCATAAATAGCTATTTGGAGTACTATCTTAACGGGCATTAGTCACACAACATTCAAGACAAATCTAAATCATCCAAACACAACAGAGATGGAAGTGAAGCGAAACTAATCTTTATAGAGACAGTTGAAAAGCTAATTCACCTGCTCTGTCTGATCCTCAACGCTGTCTGAAACAAACTTTCCAGTCTATacacacaaaaaataaattgcaaacTTAGTAGAGAACCCAtagaaaaagaaacaacaatGTGATAATTTGAAAACTTCATATCTTATAAGGAAGGACCTCAGGTATAAGCCCAAGAACACCAGAGAGGAAAACAAGATTATTAGCTTTGATAGCCTGAGAGTATGGTCCCAAAGCAGCTGGTGCTTTCTCTGTTGCCACAACTTCCTTCTTAACTGCATTTCCTAAGAGCCCACAAGACTAAATAAACAGATGCATTGACGATAGTCGAAATCAAATGAAAAGTTTCTGACCAGGACATTGAAAATGAGATAGAATGGTTACCAGAAGTAGCGGAGATAGTGAGTGAAGCGAAAGGAATAGATTTTGAAGACATATTCGGAAGCGAGACACACCAGCGGTTGCAACGAGAGAAGCCAAGTGGTGCTGTGGAGAGGCGGAGTAGTTTTGGAGAGTCTATTATGGATTTGACGACTGACAAAGTCATTTCCACCTATTTTACGGCGCAGGTACAACAAAAGCAAAAGGACCAACCAGTCTTAAGAGAGAGAAAGGTAGGTAAGCAGATGATACTTAGTGCTGGGTTCACGGGTCAACCCGCCCCGACCCGCCCCGCCCCGCCGCGGGTCGAATCATTTTTTCGATTCAAAAACTCGATCCGCATAACCCgcaaacaaaaacttttatatccgcacccgccccgccaAAACCCGcgggtaatattaattatattaaaaatagttattttaattaaaaatgattattttctaattatataataattattttaattaaaaataattattttttatttatataataattatttttaaaaaatattattaaaaaatatatttataattaaaattatacaaatatttattgttttttatatattttacgaaaaaatgttttttttttcaaaaatgttttttttttaatttgcgggttggcgggtacCCGCGATTCAAATTCGgctgacccgcacccgccccgctcaAAATAATCTCGACCCGCATCCGCACCCgcgatttaaaaatttcaaatggttcgacccgcacccgccGCAAACGGGGCGGGGCCCGCGGGCAATGATTAAAATTTCCAGCTCTAATCATACTCGTGTCTCGTCCTCTCCTCCTTTTAATCCTACGTTTTCTACATTTCCAAATTTACCCTTAGTTAGGTACATATATTACATGAGAAAacaaagtttttattatttgattttggAAGTTTAAAGTTATAGAGATTTGACCCACTGGGCTATAAGAGCATCCACAATGCTGTTATCCAAAGAAGAATCTttagaaaaaatgtattttgattttttaagtattttttttttttctttttcagataaaaaaaatatatatcaaccaATCGCGGGTCGCCACATGTCGTGGGGACCCGCAAATAGTGCAAGGATTCACTAAGAAAGAGtctttatttaagaattttaaagATTGAATCTTTAGCTTTTGGTGCGGTccactgattatttaattatttttttcctaagaACTCCCACTTAAAGATTTCCATtggatgtcaaaaaaaaaaaaaaaaaagactcccattggagatgctctaaagcCCCTACCAATCCCcataacattttatttgataaattcctttgttttttttgtacatTAGTTCTTTCTGTGggaagaacatttagaaaatagaGATGAACTATGTACAAGTGTAATATGAAAGATGGTCTCTACAAATGGGGCTAGTCGCTTGCATTCTAAGAAACCAATTATCTATGCAAAACCATATGAAATGTGTGGCCATACTTCTCTAGCTTTCTTCCCAATCTATGTGCAAACCATATGAAATGCGATTATAAGATTATGATTACATTTTTGTACTATGATGACATTTTATAACGTCCTCATATATAGAGTGACAATTTCCTTAGACAAAGGTTGATCACCATGTAGCATCGATCACTCCAAAGAGTTGGTCCGAGGTGATAACTCCAGCCACAACTCCTACCAAAACCACCTTTATTTAATCTGATGTCTTTGGTGTGACCTTCCATGACCCCTGCAATGGTGGCTACCACAACACTAGTTACATCAAACACTTAGTCATATTACAAAATAGTACTCAtacataagtacataacaatGTGGATCAATTCAAGCTATGTGATATGTTAAACAATACATTACTAAAAGAAAGTGTCTTTGAGAATTTATAATATAAGAGTATGAAGTCCCAAAATCAGATAACTTATTGTATTCAATTAAGGTAGGCATGAACACGTAGTGGTGTGGCCATATCACGCACATTTTGGACCCTACCATCTTACTTAAATCTTCCAAGCTATcaaaattcaatttcaaaagtaaaGTAGTCTATCACTGGCTGAAAAAAATATACGTCAAAACTTGTCATGCGTAAGTTTCTAAGTGGAAGCCAGACCACAAATTAAGGAATATGAATATTGTGCAGATTTTTGTTGAAAAAGGAACAATCGATCTAAAGTGAATCTATCTATCTTGCCCCAAAACATGTATTTTGCTCTGATCCTTACTTCTTATACCTAAAATTCCATCTAAACACGATTTGATCTGAATATATTCGAAAACACTTGAAAACTAAGGTTCAAATGCGCTGAAAACATAATACATTCTCGCCCACAAAATATTAAAGTTAAAAGAATAAGAGAATTAAATGGAGAAGTTAATGCAGCTTCGAAAATCAATGTGAAGGCATGGGATGAGTGCACTGCAATGTGAAGTTGTTATTTGCCAGATCAGATTAATGGTACCAACAACCTGGTGATGGGGGAAGCTAGGATGTAAAACCGTCCCACTACAAGCTCAATACCAATTAACCCTTCAAAAGTTAATTTAAACCGCGCCTGAAAGACAAGACTTTAAAGAAGATATTCAAAATCACAATCCAAATCCAtttaaacaaaaagagagatTGTTCTAcgatatttaagtatatatactATGTATATACCCTAATTGATATAGACATTTTATCTGACTTAGTAGCAGTGGAAAACAAAACTTAGTAGCGGAAGACTA
The window above is part of the Brassica napus cultivar Da-Ae chromosome C3, Da-Ae, whole genome shotgun sequence genome. Proteins encoded here:
- the LOC106389281 gene encoding reactive Intermediate Deaminase A, chloroplastic isoform X2; this encodes MTLSVVKSIIDSPKLLRLSTAPLGFSRCNRWCVSLPNMSSKSIPFASLTISATSVKKEVVATEKAPAALGPYSQAIKANNLVFLSGVLGLIPETGKFVSDSVEDQTEQVLKNMGEILKASGVDYSSVVKTTIMLADLGDFKKVNEIYAKYFPAPSPARSTYQVAALPLNAKIEIECIATL
- the LOC106389281 gene encoding reactive Intermediate Deaminase A, chloroplastic isoform X1, translating into MTLSVVKSIIDSPKLLRLSTAPLGFSRCNRWCVSLPNMSSKSIPFASLTISATSGNAVKKEVVATEKAPAALGPYSQAIKANNLVFLSGVLGLIPETGKFVSDSVEDQTEQVLKNMGEILKASGVDYSSVVKTTIMLADLGDFKKVNEIYAKYFPAPSPARSTYQVAALPLNAKIEIECIATL